The following coding sequences are from one bacterium window:
- a CDS encoding CoB--CoM heterodisulfide reductase iron-sulfur subunit A family protein, with protein sequence MEIRSDTFRLLEKLSTAHCADVMVVGAGISGIQASLDLGTAGFKVFLVEESPALGGHMALLDKTFPTNDCSMCIESPKFIECSRHQNIEIMTYTEVERLEGEPGDFKVTLVRKPRYVLENVCTGCTTCVEYCPVKVPDPFNQDISKNKAIHIYFSQAIPLVTYIDENCLYLKEKKCKICQTVCKNKAIDFTQKPERVEVKVGAVILAPGYKIVERQMLERYGYGRFQNVVTSLEYERILCSTGPYEGEIRRASDLKHPRKLAWIHCVGSRTVLPGGKSYCSAVCCTYTQKQVILTKDHDAEAQCTIFHNDIRSYGKDFERFYQRTERLPGIRFVRSYVSVVGENPETKGVKIRYSTFQEGVKEEEFDMVVLSVGLRPPAGAEELAKIFGIELNQHGFCKTNPANPIETTRPGVYVSGAFQGPVDIPESVVSASGAGSRCGELLRRRRGKLASERVYPPQRDVSKEEPRVGVFVCHCGANIGRVVDVPSVVEYAKSLPHVAHAQEQLFSCSSDSAKAIADTIQEKGLNRVIVAACTPRTHEPLFRDTLRMAGINQYFFDMANIREHCSWVHSREKEEATEKAKDIVRMSVARSRILEPLEEFYLPVDKRALVVGGGIAGLTCALSIAEQGHEVYLLEKEQELGGVARRLHYTLEGMDVQKYLRQLVEKVNRHPLIHIYLGASIVGCKGYVGNFTTSVASDGRILEIHHGAVVIATGAEEYKPGEFLYGEDPRVVTNLELEELIAKKDEKLLGVQSIAMIQCVGCRNQQRNYCSRICCSHSVKNALKLKELNPSMDIYVLFRDMRTYGFREDSYKEAAEKGVRFVRYEPQEMPNVEPAVEEGRSVLKVSSPDYVLGKSLELNVDLVALAAAVVPSANTRELAQLFKVNLNPDGFFQEAHVKLRPVDFGADGVYLCGIAHYPKHIPEAISQAYGAAGRVLTLLSQDRIVASGSVCEVNEQRCVGCGACISCCTYGAIEFRDTPQGRKAAVNPVLCKGDGLCNTKCPTGAIFLKHYKDEQVYAQIEGFLCDLEQQTEEQNRATATGGN encoded by the coding sequence ATGGAGATCCGTTCTGACACTTTCAGGTTGTTGGAGAAGCTTTCCACTGCCCATTGCGCAGATGTGATGGTGGTGGGGGCTGGAATAAGCGGTATTCAAGCCTCTTTGGATCTGGGGACAGCGGGATTCAAGGTGTTCCTTGTGGAAGAGTCCCCTGCCCTAGGCGGGCACATGGCTCTTCTGGACAAGACCTTTCCTACAAATGATTGCTCCATGTGTATAGAGTCCCCCAAGTTCATCGAATGCAGCAGGCATCAGAACATAGAGATAATGACTTACACGGAGGTGGAGAGGCTGGAGGGAGAGCCTGGGGACTTCAAGGTGACCTTGGTGAGGAAACCCAGATACGTCTTGGAGAATGTGTGCACAGGATGCACCACCTGTGTGGAATATTGCCCTGTGAAGGTGCCTGATCCTTTCAACCAGGACATATCCAAAAACAAGGCCATTCACATATATTTTTCCCAGGCCATTCCCCTTGTGACATACATAGACGAAAACTGCCTCTATCTCAAAGAAAAAAAATGCAAGATCTGCCAGACAGTATGTAAAAACAAGGCCATAGACTTTACCCAAAAGCCCGAGAGGGTGGAAGTGAAGGTGGGGGCTGTGATACTGGCTCCGGGTTACAAGATAGTGGAGCGTCAGATGCTGGAGCGTTACGGATACGGCCGCTTCCAGAACGTTGTGACAAGCCTGGAGTACGAGAGGATATTATGTTCCACCGGCCCCTATGAGGGGGAGATAAGAAGGGCGTCGGACCTGAAACATCCCAGGAAGTTGGCCTGGATCCACTGTGTAGGATCCAGAACCGTTTTGCCCGGGGGCAAGAGTTATTGCTCAGCAGTATGCTGTACCTACACGCAAAAACAGGTCATTCTAACCAAGGATCACGACGCTGAGGCCCAGTGCACCATATTTCACAATGACATCAGATCGTACGGGAAAGATTTCGAGAGGTTCTACCAGAGGACCGAACGACTGCCTGGGATAAGATTTGTGAGAAGCTATGTATCGGTGGTGGGCGAGAACCCGGAGACCAAAGGGGTTAAGATCAGATACTCCACCTTCCAGGAAGGGGTCAAGGAGGAGGAGTTTGACATGGTGGTCCTGTCTGTGGGCCTGAGGCCGCCCGCAGGCGCAGAAGAACTGGCCAAGATATTCGGTATAGAATTGAACCAGCACGGATTCTGCAAGACCAACCCCGCCAACCCCATAGAGACAACTCGTCCCGGTGTTTACGTAAGTGGAGCCTTCCAGGGCCCTGTTGACATACCCGAGAGTGTGGTAAGTGCCAGCGGAGCAGGTTCTCGATGTGGAGAGCTTCTAAGGCGCAGACGTGGAAAGCTGGCCAGCGAAAGGGTTTACCCCCCACAGAGGGATGTCTCCAAAGAGGAACCCAGGGTTGGGGTCTTCGTGTGCCACTGCGGGGCCAACATAGGCCGGGTTGTGGATGTGCCCTCAGTGGTGGAGTACGCCAAGAGCCTACCCCATGTGGCCCACGCCCAGGAACAGCTTTTTTCTTGCTCCAGCGACTCGGCCAAGGCCATAGCTGACACCATACAAGAAAAAGGCCTCAACAGGGTAATAGTAGCTGCCTGCACGCCCAGGACCCACGAGCCCCTCTTTCGGGACACCCTACGCATGGCAGGCATCAATCAGTATTTCTTCGACATGGCTAACATTCGTGAGCACTGCTCCTGGGTGCACTCCAGGGAGAAGGAGGAGGCCACTGAAAAGGCCAAGGACATAGTGAGGATGTCTGTGGCCAGAAGCAGGATTCTGGAGCCTTTGGAGGAGTTTTACCTTCCGGTGGACAAGAGAGCCCTGGTTGTGGGAGGGGGAATCGCAGGGCTAACATGCGCGCTTAGCATAGCCGAGCAGGGCCACGAGGTTTACCTCTTGGAAAAAGAGCAGGAGCTGGGGGGCGTGGCGCGAAGGTTGCATTACACCCTTGAAGGCATGGATGTGCAGAAGTACTTGCGCCAGCTCGTTGAAAAAGTAAACCGGCATCCTCTCATACACATTTATCTGGGTGCATCCATTGTGGGATGCAAGGGTTACGTGGGGAATTTCACTACCAGTGTGGCTTCAGATGGCAGGATTCTGGAGATCCACCATGGAGCTGTAGTCATTGCCACCGGCGCCGAAGAGTACAAGCCCGGCGAATTTCTCTATGGGGAAGACCCCAGGGTGGTGACCAATCTTGAGCTTGAAGAACTCATAGCCAAGAAGGACGAAAAGCTCCTGGGGGTTCAAAGCATAGCCATGATCCAGTGTGTGGGTTGCAGAAATCAACAGAGAAATTATTGCTCCAGGATATGCTGCAGCCATTCGGTGAAAAACGCGCTAAAGCTCAAGGAACTGAATCCCTCCATGGACATATACGTGCTTTTCAGGGATATGAGGACCTATGGGTTCAGGGAGGACTCTTATAAGGAAGCTGCCGAAAAGGGGGTCAGATTTGTCAGGTATGAGCCCCAAGAGATGCCCAACGTGGAGCCGGCCGTTGAGGAAGGTAGAAGCGTGTTGAAGGTGAGCTCTCCGGATTATGTTCTGGGCAAGAGCCTGGAACTCAATGTTGATTTGGTGGCCCTGGCTGCAGCCGTGGTCCCCTCGGCCAACACCAGGGAGTTGGCCCAGTTGTTCAAGGTGAACCTGAACCCTGACGGGTTTTTCCAGGAGGCCCATGTGAAGTTGAGGCCCGTGGATTTTGGAGCCGATGGGGTTTATCTTTGCGGCATTGCCCATTACCCCAAACACATCCCCGAGGCCATATCCCAGGCCTACGGTGCTGCAGGCCGCGTGCTCACCCTTCTTTCCCAGGACAGAATAGTGGCCTCCGGCTCTGTATGTGAAGTCAATGAGCAAAGATGTGTGGGGTGTGGGGCATGCATTTCGTGTTGCACATATGGAGCCATAGAATTTCGCGACACCCCTCAGGGCCGCAAGGCTGCCGTGAATCCAGTGCTTTGCAAGGGAGACGGACTTTGCAATACCAAGTGCCCCACAGGAGCCATTTTCCTGAAGCATTACAAGGATGAACAGGTCTACGCACAGATAGAGGGATTCCTCTGCGATCTGGAACAACAAACAGAAGAACAGAATAGGGCCACAGCAACCGGAGGAAACTGA
- a CDS encoding (Fe-S)-binding protein has protein sequence METVTPYKEIVDLVEQSGGESFRLCYQCGLCDAVCPWNRVTSFSMRKIIREGVFGLTEIEGEDIWRCTTCGTCPQRCPRGVNQIEAGVALRKIATDYGIFPAPVKPIRTVSASLVGEGNPLNEQRADRARWAEGLPVKQYEEGTEILYFPCCYPSYDARLKRVAKATATVLAKAGVDFGILGPMENCCGESIRKTGDEQLFKRLARENMKSFIDHGVKRILVSSPHCYHTFKNEYPDLGMNLQVVHVSQFLWELIREGRLQVKGEFPRTITYHDPCYLGRHNNIFEEPRQVLKSIAGVEFLEMPDQREGSLCCGGGGGRIWMETPRNERFSDLRVQQAVDTGARVLVTSCPYCITNFEDSRLNRTDSDVIEIRDITEVLAEVV, from the coding sequence GTGGAGACCGTGACGCCTTACAAGGAGATTGTGGATCTAGTAGAGCAATCCGGGGGGGAGTCTTTCAGATTATGTTACCAATGTGGTCTTTGTGACGCCGTGTGCCCTTGGAACCGGGTCACAAGTTTCAGCATGCGAAAGATAATCCGGGAGGGAGTCTTTGGCCTCACGGAGATAGAGGGGGAGGACATCTGGAGGTGTACGACCTGTGGCACTTGTCCTCAGCGTTGTCCCAGGGGCGTGAATCAGATAGAGGCCGGAGTGGCCCTTCGCAAAATTGCAACGGACTACGGCATATTTCCTGCCCCGGTGAAACCCATAAGAACGGTGAGCGCCAGTCTGGTGGGCGAAGGCAATCCCTTAAACGAGCAGAGGGCCGACAGGGCGCGCTGGGCTGAGGGGCTCCCCGTGAAGCAGTATGAGGAGGGCACGGAGATCCTCTACTTCCCATGCTGCTATCCCAGCTATGATGCCAGGCTCAAGAGGGTGGCCAAGGCAACAGCCACGGTTTTGGCCAAGGCCGGGGTGGATTTTGGGATTCTGGGTCCCATGGAGAACTGCTGTGGGGAAAGCATCCGCAAGACAGGAGACGAGCAGCTTTTCAAACGTCTGGCCAGGGAAAACATGAAAAGCTTCATTGACCATGGCGTCAAAAGGATCCTGGTAAGCTCTCCCCACTGCTATCACACCTTCAAGAACGAGTATCCAGACTTAGGCATGAACCTGCAGGTGGTTCATGTCTCTCAATTTCTCTGGGAACTCATAAGAGAGGGAAGGCTGCAGGTGAAGGGGGAGTTTCCCCGTACCATCACCTACCACGACCCATGCTACCTGGGAAGGCATAACAACATATTCGAGGAGCCACGCCAAGTCTTGAAGAGTATTGCTGGGGTGGAGTTCCTGGAAATGCCAGACCAGCGCGAGGGCAGTCTGTGTTGCGGGGGCGGGGGCGGGCGGATATGGATGGAGACACCCAGGAACGAGAGGTTTTCGGATCTTAGGGTGCAACAGGCCGTGGACACCGGGGCCAGGGTGCTGGTCACCTCATGCCCTTATTGCATAACCAATTTCGAGGACAGCAGGCTAAACAGGACTGACAGCGATGTCATTGAGATCAGGGACATCACCGAGGTCTTGGCCGAGGTTGTTTGA